A single window of Gossypium arboreum isolate Shixiya-1 chromosome 13, ASM2569848v2, whole genome shotgun sequence DNA harbors:
- the LOC108461781 gene encoding serine/arginine-rich splicing factor SR45-like has translation MAKPTTRGRRSPSISGSSSRSRSRSKSRSRSYSGSDSKSSSRSRSVSRSRSASPSSSRSRSSFSSSPSRSGRSRSRSPPKRRSPVPGSRRGNSPPPQSKKSSPAPRKASPIRESLVLYVDSLSRNVNEGHLREIFSNFGEVVNVDLAMDRILNLPRGYGYVEFKTRADAEKALLYMDGAQIDGNVVRAKFTLPPRPKVSPPPKPISSAAKGDVPKSDNASADIERGGPKRPRESSPQRKSLPSPRQRSPVGRRGGSPRRPPESPRRRVDSPVRRNGETPPRRRPASPVRGRSPLSPPRRLRSPPRASPRRMRSPIRRRSPPPRRRSPPRRARSPPRRSPLGRRRSRSPIRRPARSRSRSFSPRRGKGPAARRGRSSSYSRSPSPWKVPRRISRSRSPRRPLRGRSSSNSSSNSSPPRKP, from the exons ATGGCGAAGCCGACGACGAGAGGCCGTCGCTCACCTTCTATCTCCGGCTCCTCTTCCCGTTCTCGGTCACGGTCCAAGTCTCGTTCCCGCTCTTATTCCGGCTCCGACTCAAAGTCTAGTTCCCGTTCTCGCTCTGTGTCCAGGTCGAGATCCGCTTCTCCTTCTAGCTCTCGCTCCAGatcttccttctcttcttctCCTTCTCGTAGCGGTCGCTCTCGAAGTCGCAGCCCTCCTAAGCGCCGAAG tcctgTGCCTGGATCTAGGCGAGGTAATTCCCCTCCACCACAATCTAAAAAGTCATCTCCAGCCCCAAG GAAGGCTTCTCCCATCCGTGAGTCTCTGGTTCTCTATGTTGACTCACTGAGCAGGAATGTCAATGAAGGCCATCTAAGAGAAATATTCA GTAATTTTGGTGAAGTTGTAAATGTGGATCTAGCCATGGACCGTATT CTTAATCTTCCGCGAGGATATGGCTATGTTGAATTCAAGACAAGAGCAGATGCTGAAAAAGCTCTACTTTACATGGATGGT GCTCAGATTGATGGCAATGTTGTAAGAGCGAAGTTTACACTTCCTCCACGACCAAAAGTTTCACCACCTCCAAAGCCAATTTCTTCTGCTGCTAAAGGAGATGTTCCTAAATCTGATAATGCCAGTGCTGATATTGAGAGGGGTGGGCCAAAGCGACCACGGGAGT CTTCACCTCAACGGAAATCCCTGCCCTCACCTAGACAGAGATCACCTGTTGGTCGAAGAGGTGGATCTCCCAGACGACCACCAGAGTCTCCACGTCGTCGAGTAGATTCTCCTGTTCGTCGTAATGGTGAAACACCTCCCAGGCGCCGCCCTGCATCTCCTGTCAGAGGTCGTTCTCCGTTGTCTCCTCCAAGGCGGCTTAGATCTCCCCCAAG GGCATCTCCTCGCAGGATGCGTAGTCCAATCCGAAGACGTTCTCCTCCTCCAAGGCGCCG TTCACCTCCTAGACGTGCACGTAGTCCTCCAAGAAGGTCTCCTCTAGGTCGTAGACGGAGCCGTTCTCCAATTCGTAGACCTGCTCGTTCTCGTTCAAGGTCATTCTCACCTCGTAG AGGTAAAGGACCAGCAGCGAGACGTGGGAGGTCATCATCCTATTCCAGATCACCTAGCCCCTGGAAG GTACCGAGGAGGATTTCTAGGAGCCGCAGTCCTAGAAG GCCATTGAGGGGAAGAAGCAGCAGCAACAGCAGTAGCAATAGTTCTCCGCCTCGTAAGCCGTAA